The Microlunatus antarcticus DNA segment GCGGACGCCGTGCACGACCGGCGCGACGCCCCGGCCCTCGTAGTAGTGCGTGCGTCCGGTGAGCACCGCGGCCGTCTTGCCGGACGCCGTCCGGACGATCCGCAGCAGCCCGCCGTGGCCGATCACCACCGGTGCGCTGAAGCCGGGCAGGTCGCCCAGCGGGCAGCTCCCGATCTCCTCGCCGAGGTCGTCTGACGCCGCCGCCCAGCCCGAGCCGAGCGTGAACGACACGTCGATCCCGTCGATCCCGAAGCGCTCCCGGATCGCCTGCGCGGCCTGGTTCGCGAGCTCGTACGGGTCGGGTCCGGTCGGCGAAGGCATGGGTCGACCCTAGCGACGTACGTTCCCGGAGCCCGCCCAAGGGTTCAGAAGGCGTTGACGCCCGCCAGCTCGACCGAGAGGTCCCACAGCCAGGCCGCCTGCTCGGGGTCGATCGCGTACGGCCGGACGCCCGGCTGGTCGTCGGTCGACACGCGGGCGACCTCGACGTCCTCGAGGTAGACGCCGCCGAGCCCGTCCAGCCGCGGGCTCGTCGCCGCCCACACCGTCGTCGCCGCGCCCTGCTCGGTGCTCTTGAAGTCGACGAGCGGGTGGCCGTTCGAGTCGATCCAGCCCAGCCCCTGCTGCTCCTCGCGCGAGAGGTGGCGCTGCAGCGGGGTCAGGATGCCGCCGGGGTGGAGGGCGAACGCCTGGACGCCCGACTCGGCGGCGAGCTCGTCCAGCCGGACGGCGAACAGCACGTTCGCGGTCTTGGCCTGCCCGTACGCCTCCCACTTGTCGTAGTCGCCGCGTGTGAACATCGGGTCGTCCCAGCGGATCGGGCTGCGCCGGTGGCCGGCCGACGAGACGGAGACCACGCGGCCAGCACCCGCGGCGATCAGCGGCCAGAGCCGGTTGACGAGGGCGAAGTGGCCGAGGTGGTTGGTGGCGAGCTGGGCCTCCCAGCCGGGGCCGACGCGGGTCTCGGGCGTGGCCATGATGCCGGCGTTGTCGATCATGAGGTCGATCGCGCGGCCCTGCGCGAGCACGCCATCGGCGAAGGCCTGGACGCTGCCCAGGTCTCCCAGGTCGAGGGTGCCGACGCTGGTGCGCTCGAGGCCCGCGAGTGCCTCCGCAGCGGCCTCGGGCCGCCGGGCGGGGACGAGCACGTCGGCGCCCGCGCTCACGAGGGCGCGGGTCGTCTCCAGCCCGATGCCGGAGTAGCCGCCGGTGACGACGGCGAGGCGGCCGGTGAGGTCGACGCCCTCGACGACCTCGGCGGCGGTGCTCTTGGCGCCGAAGCCGGAGCCGACGGGTTCCTGCGGGGTGCGGGTCCAGGTGTTCATGCCTCGACCGTAGGCGCGCTCACCAGCCGCTGCGGCAGGGCCTTCCGCGGAGCTCGGTCAGGTAGTCCTCGGGGGCGCCGGCGGACTGGGCCGCGTCGGCGAGGATGCCGAGGGTGCGGGCGCTGGGCATGCCGCCCTCGAAGTCGTCGAGGACGTAGACCCAGGCGGTCTTGATCCCGTCGAGCGTCTCGACCCGGACGCGGACCTTCTTGTAGAGGCCGGAGGCGTCGGCGCTCTCCCACTGGTCGAGCGTCGACTCGTCGGCGGAGGTCACGTCGTACACGGCCACGAACACGTGCTCGGCCTCGTGCGCCTCCACGAGCGTCGGCAGGGCGCCGTCGAAGCCGTCTCCGCCGAAGGTCAGCCGCCAGCCGGGGATCCAGCCGGTCCAGCGCAGCGGGCTGTGGGGACAGCGCCCGGACATCTGCGCGGGGTCCAGGTTGCTCCCGTAGGCGGCGTACAGCACGCACGGAGATTATCCCGACGGCGAGCGCGGAGGGCGCTTGCTCACGCCCACCGGCGCGAAGGTCCCCGCGACCCTGAGACGATGGGGGCATGGACCGCGTGGTGATCATCGGCGGTGGGCCGGGTGGGTACGAGGCGGCGCTCGTCGCCAGCCAGCTGGGCGGAGCGGTCACGCTCGTCGAGGACCAGGGGCTGGGCGGGTCGGCGGTGCTCACCGGAACCGTCCCGTCGAAGACGTTGATCGCCACCGCCGAGGTCATGTCCGAGGTACGGGAGTCGGCCGAGCTCGGGGTGCGTCTGCACGCCGACGGCGACGGCTGCGCGGGCACCGCCGACCCCGACCGCGGCGTCACGGTCGACCTCGCGGCGGTCAACGCGCGGGTGCTCGACCTCGCGACCAAGCAGTCGGCCGACATCACCGAGCGGCTGCTCGGCGAGCACGTCACCCTGGTCGACGGGCGCGCCCGGCTCGACGGGCCGGAGCACGTCGTCGCCACGCGCGCCGACGGCACCGAGGAGGTGCTCGACGCCGACATCGTCCTGGTCGCGACCGGCTCGCGGCCGCGCGAGCTGGACACCGCCCGGCTCGACGGCGAGCGCATCCTCAGCTGGCGCCACCTCTACGCGCTGACCGAGCTGCCCGAGCGCCTGATCGTGGTCGGCTCCGGCGTGACCGGGGCCGAGTTCGCCAGCGCGTACGACGCCCTGGGCTGCGAGGTCGTGCTCGTCTCGTCGCGCGACCGGGTGCTGCCCGGCGAGGACGCCGACGCGGCCCAGGTGCTGGAGGACGTCTTCGCCCGCCGGGGGCTGACGGTCATGTCCCGCTCCCGCGCCGCGAGCGTCCTGCGCGACGGCGACGGCGTCGTGGTCACGCTGACCGACGGCCGCAAGGTGACCGGGTCCCACTGCCTCCTCGCCGTCGGCTCGATCCCCAACACCGAGGACCTCGGGCTGGAGACGACCCGCGTCGAGACCGACCGCTACGGCTCGATCGTGGTCGACCGGGTCTCGCGCACCAAGGCCCGCGGCATCTACGCGGCGGGGGACTGCACCGGGGTGCTGCCGCTCGCCTCGGTCGCGGCGATGCAGGGCCGGATCGCGATGTACCACGCGCTCGGCGACGCGGTCGCCCCGCTCGACCTGCTCACCGTCTCCTCGAACGTCTTCACCAGCCCCGAGATCGCCACGGTCGGGGTGAGCCAGCAGCAGGTCGACGACGGGCTGGTCCCCGTCCGCGAGGTCGTGCTGCGGCTCCGGGGCAACCCGCGGGCCAAGATGCAGGGCAACCGGGACGGGTTCGTCAAGGTGTTCTGCCGCAGCGTGACCGGCATCGTCATCGGCGGCGTCGTCGTCGCCCCGCGGGCGAGCGAGCTGATCTACCCGATCGCGCTCGCCATCTCGCAGCGCCTGACGGTGGACCAGCTGTCCGCGTCGTTCACGGTCTACCCGTCGCTCTCCGGCTCGATCGCCGAGGCGGCGCGGCGCCTGCACGGGACCCGCTCGATCACCTGATGGCGCGGTCCGAGCGGGACGTGGAGCGGACCGAGGACGGACGGTTCCTGGTCATCGACGGCCGGAGGTGGCGTGCGACCGACCCGCTCATCCCCGACGAACGCCGCCACGAGCTGCAGACGGTGCTGATGGCCTGGCGCCGCGAGGTGAAGCGCACCAGGGGGACCGACGAGGAACGGACGTCGCGCGACGGGGTCCAGGCCACCAAGGTCGCGCTCGGCGAACGCGGCACCCCCTGGTGGGAGCAGACCGAGGACGAGCGCCGCACGCGGTGGGAGACCCACGTCGAAGGTCCGGGCCCGCGGTGAAGGCGTCCGTGCGACCCTGACGTCATGGTCCTGATCACCACCGGAGGTCGTGCCGCGTAACCGACCCCAGCGGCTGCGCGCCCTGCCGCCCAGCGTCCCGCCGAGCACGACGCGCGGGCTCCCGACCCGCACCGCCGAATCTCTGGACTGGCTCGACGACCCCGCCCTGACGTCGAAGGACGTGGCCCTCGAGCTCGACGAGTGGCGGCACGTCGTCAGCCTGCCGGAGGCGGTGCTGAGCGCGCCGCACAACGACTGGGCCGAGTTCGTCGGACCCAGCGCCCGCGCCGCGCTCGACGATGCGGTGCGGGCCCTCGGCCGTCGCGAGGGCGCTCCGCTGCGCGCTGAGCTCGCGCGCCTCGACGAACGGTTCCGCCGCAAGACCTCGAACAACCCCTTCGCCGACCCCGCTCTTCCGTGGTGGGCGCGGCGCTGGTGGCACTAGCCGCCCGGGCCCGCCGCACCGGGGCGACGCCGCAGCCCGACGACGAAGAGGACCACGCCGACCACGGCCACGACGACGCCGATCCCGACCGCGTACGGGCCGCCCTGCAGGAAGAGGCCGGCCAGGACCACGAGGACGCCGAGCACCAGCAGCGTCTGGCCCAGCTGGACGGCCAGGCCGGTCCGGGGGCGGGGTCGGGGGACACGTCCCGGGGTGCTCATCGTGCGGGCGCGCCCAGCGCGTCGGCCAGCTCGAGCAGGTCGCTGACGACCAAGTCGAACTCGTCCTCCGGCGGCGGACCCTCGTCCGGCCGCTGGACGTAGCAGGTCTGCAGCCCGAGGCGGGCGGCCCCGCGCAGGTCCCAGACGTGGGCGGCGACCATCATGACCTGCCCCGGCCGGAGGTCGAGCGTGTCGATCGCGACCTCGTACGCACGCGGGTCGGGCTTGAACGCCTGGGACGGTCGGGTGGACAGCGCGAGGTGCCAGGCCAGGCCGCCGGTCAGGGACAGGAAGGCGAGCTCGTCCGGGTCGGCGTTGCTGAGGGCGACGACGAGCCGGTGGGTGCGGAGCCGGTCGAGCCCGGCCGCCGAGTCGGGCCAGGGCTTGAAGGTCTCGACGACGTCGACCAGCTGGGCCACCAGGCCGCCGTCGAGCGGTGCGAGCCCGACCTCGGAGACGGCCGCGCGGACGGCCTCGGCCCGCAGGTCGCGGTGGCTGGCCCAGGGTCGGTCCCCGGAGCTCACCCGCCGCATCAGCTCCGTCAGGTGGGTCGCGGTGGCCGCCGCCACCCGGATCGCGGCCTGCTCGTCGTCGCCGCGTCGGGCCAGTGCGGCGACCGTCGCCTCCCGGACGCCGCCGACGTCGTCGACCACGGTCCCCATGACGTCGAAGACGAGAGCGCGGGGGCGGGGAACAGGCATCCGGCCATGCTGCCAGTCGCGGACGGCCAGTCGTCGGCGGCTCCCGGGCACCACCGCGCAGGTACTCTCGCGGCGTGACCGTGGCTGACGTGGTTGACGGGGACGCTGTGACCGGCGCGGGGATCGAGGCGGTCGCCGACCTGCTCGCCGGCCGCACCTGGACCGTCCTCTCGGGCGCCGGGGCGAGCACCGACAGCGGGATCCCGGACTACCGCGGGCCGACCTCCGTACGCGCGACGCCGATGCTCTACGCCGAGTTCGTCCGCTCGGTCGACAACCAGCGCCGCTACTGGGCCCGGTCCTACCAGGGCTGGTCGCGGATGGGCCACGCCGAGCCGAACGAGGGTCACCACCTGCTGGCCGCCCTCGAGCCGCACGGGCAGATGGGCGTCGTCACGCAGAACGTCGACGGGCTCCACCAGCGCGCCGGCAGCTCGCCGGTCATCCCGCTGCACGGCTCCATCGCCGACGTCGTGTGCCTCGGCTGCGGGCGTGTGACGGGCCGCCGCGAGCTGCAGGACCGCCTCGCCGTGCTCAACCCCGACGTCGGTACGCCCCGCGTCCTCGAGCACGCCGAGCTGCGACCCGACGGCGACGCGGTCGTGGACGAGTGGGGCGACTTCGTGCTCGCCGACTGCCGGGCCTGCGGCGGCGTGCTCAAGCCGGACGTCGTGTTCTTCGGCGAGACCGTGCCGCGCGACCGGGTCGACCAGGCGTACGCCCTCGTGGACGCCGCCGACGTGCTCGTCGTCCTCGGTTCGTCGCTCACCGTGATGTCGGGCTTCCGCTTCGTCCGCCACAACGCCAGGGCCGGCCGGGACGTGGTCATCGTCAACCGCGGCGTCACCCGCGGTGACGACCTCGCCACGCTCAAGCTCGAGGCCGGCGTGACCGAGACCCTCGCTGGCCTGCGGGACCTGCTCAGCGCTTAGAGCGTCGAACGAAAAACGCCCCCTGAGCTTGTCGAAGCGGTGTCCTGAGCCTGTCGAAGGGGGCCTCGAAGAGGTTGGCGCCTCCCGGTGATCGAGGTGGAGCCAACCCGTTCCGGGCTGTTCGACAGGCTCAGGAGCGTAGGTAGCAACCGGCTTCGGGAGCGTAGGTGGCAACCGGCTCCGGGAGCGCTGAGCTCCTAATCCCCGCCGAAGAAGTCGCCGAGGCCGTCGAACAGACCGCCGATGCCGTCGCCGACGGACTCGAAGCCGTCGCCGATGCCCTCGCCGATCCCGCCGAGGCCGGCTCCGATCCCGCCGAACATGCCGCCCCCGCCGCCGAAGAGCATGCTGCCGATCAGCATCCCGGAGAGCATGTCGCTGCCGTTCCAGCGGCCGTAGTAGCCCTGCGCCCAGGGCGCGTACGCCTGTCCGCCCTCCCAGTAGGGCACGCGCTGCGCGCCGACCTGGACGGTGCGGATGTACGGGTCGGCGCCGGCCAGGACGCGCTCGGCGTCGGCCGGGCAGGCGGGCACGGAGCGCTCGGCGCCACCGGCCGGGGCCCAGTCGACGTTCTGCGACGAGGGGCCGTGGGCCGGGTTGAAGAAGCAGGGCGGCCGCTTCTGCGGGAGCGGCCGGCCGTTGACGCGGGCCTTGACGCAGGCGACGGCGTAGCGGCCGTCCTCGAGGATCTCGGTCACGTGCCGGATCTCGTCGGGCTTGGTGACGGCGTCGAGCGAGGACTTCGAGTCCTCGTACGCGTCCAGCGCCCGCTGGTAGTCCTGCTGCATGGCCTCGTCGAGGGGGTGGCCCGCGACGTCGACGTCGAGGCGCTGGAGCTCCTCGCCGAACTTGGTGACGTCCTCGTCGGCGGCACGCCTGGAGGTGGACAGCTGGCTCTCGAGTGCAGCACGCTCGGCGCCTTCACGCTGACGTACCGCGTGCCGCCGGTAAAGACCCACGCCCCCGAGGACCACTGCAACGACGAACAGCAGCAGCAGAAGATCCATGGGGCCAGTGTGCATTCGCGCGCACGTTCGACCGAAGGCCTGCTCCCGCCTTCTTACCGACTTCTTGTCGCGTGGCCCTGCGGGACCGTCAGGCGCCGGTCAGGCGTCGACGATCTCGCAGAGGACCAGGCCCGAGGTGACCGTCGCGCCGAGCTCCGCCGCAAGGCCCTTGACCGTGCCGGAGCGGTGCGCGGTCAGCGGCTGCTCCATCTTCATGGCCTCGAGCACGACCACGAGGTCGCCCTGCTCGACGTGGTCGCCGTCGGCCACCGCGACCTTGACGATCGTGCCCTGCATCGGCGAGGTGAGCGCGTCCCCGCTGGGGGCGCCGGCGGCGGCCGCCGTACGACGGACGGGCTTGCGGGCCTTCGACCCGCCGTTCGAGCCCGTGGCGCGCCCGGCTCCGAGACCGGCCGGCAGGACGACCTCGAGCCGGCGGCCACCGACCTCGACGACGACCCGCTCGCGGGCGTCCTCCTCGGGCGCGTCGGCGGCGGCGCCCGACCAGGGCTCGATCGTGTTGTCGAACTCGGTCTCGATCCAGCGGGTGTGCACGCCGAACGTGCCGGAGGCGGCCGTGAAGGCCGGGTCGTCGAGCACCACGCGGTCGAAGGGCACGACCGTGGGCATGCCCTCGACGACCAGCTCGCGCAGCGCGCGCCGGGAACGTTCCAGGGCCTGCTCGCGGTCCACGCCGGTCACGATGATCTTGGCGACGAGGGAGTCGAAGCTGCCGGGCACGGTCATCCCGGCGCGGTAGCCCTCGTCGACCCGGACGCCCGGTCCGAGCGGCGGGACCCAGCGCGTCAGGGTGCCCGGCGCGGGGAGGAAGCCGCGGCCCGCGTCCTCGGCGTTGATGCGGAACTCGATCGAGTGCCCGCGCGTGACGGGGTCGCCGTAGCCGAGCTCCTCGCCGTCGGCGATGCGGAACATCTCGCGCACGAGGTCGAGACCGGTGACCTCTTCGGAGACCGGGTGCTCGACCTGCAGGCGGGTGTTGACCTCGAGGAAGGAGATCGTGCCGTCCTGCCCGACGAGGAACTCGCACGTCCCCGCGCCGACGTAGCCGGCCTCGGTGAGGATCGCCTTGGACGACGTGTAGAGCTTGTCGAGCTGGTCGGCGGTGAGGAACGGCGCGGGCGCCTCCTCGACCAGCTTCTGGTGGCGGCGCTGCAGCGAGCAGTCCCGCGTGGAGACGACGACGACGTTGCCGTGGCTGTCGGCCAGGCACTGGGTCTCGACGTGGCGCGGCCGGTCGAGGTAGCGCTCGACGAAGCACTCGCCCCGCCCGAACGCGCCGACGGCCTCGCGGACGGCCGACTCGTACAGCTCGGGGATCTCCTCGAGGGTGCGGGCGACCTTGAGGCCGCGGCCGCCGCCGCCGAACGCGGCCTTGATGGCCACCGGGAGGCCGAACTCGGTCGCGAAGGCCACGACCTCGGCGGCGTCCGACACGGGGTCGGCGGTGCCCGGCACGAGGGGGGCGCCGACCTTCTGCGCGATGTGGCGGGCCTGGACCTTGTCGCCCAGCGCGGTGATGGCGGCCGGCGGCGGGCCGATCCACACCAGGCCGGCGTCGAGGACGGCCTGCGCGAAGTCCGCGTTCTCGGCCAGGAACCCGTAGCCCGGGTGCACGGCGTCGGCGCCGGAACGTGCGGCGACGTCGAGGATCTTGGTCACGTCGAGGTAGGTCTGGGCCGGCGTCGAGCCACCGAGCGCGTACGCCTCGTCGGCGAGCGTCACGAAGAGCCCGTCCGCGTCGGGGTCGGCGTAGACCGCCACGCTGCCGAGGCCTGCGTCGGCCGCGGCCCTGATCACCCGGACCGCGATCTCGCCGCGGTTGGCCACGAGGACCTTGCTGATGCGACCGGTGCTGGTGCGTCCCGGACGGCTCGCCTCTGGCACGTGCCCTACCTTCCGCGGTGGCGCCTTCGGCTCCCGCGTCAGCGGAGTCTAGTGGTCGGGGTCGCCCTGGCCCGCGACCGACCGCGTGTGCCACGCTTCGGACGTGGCAGCCGAGGACCTGGCCGGAGAGATCGTCCCGGACGACAAGGACTGGACGTGGGTGCTCGAGCGCCGCTGCGACGCGTGCGGCTTTGAGGCCGCCGGGGTTGCGCGGGAGGAGCTGGCCGAGCGCTACTTCGTCGCCGCCGAGGAGTGGGTGCAGATCCTGCGCGTCAGCCCCGCCGTCGAGTCGCGCCCGGCCCCGACGACCTGGTCGCCGCTCGAGTACGGCGCCCACGTGCGTGACGTCCTCCGGCTCACCCTCGAGCGGGTGGAGCTGATGCTCACCGCGGACGACCCGGTCTTCGCGAACTGGGACCAGGACCAGACGGCCCAGACTGACCGCTACACCGACCAGGACCCCGAGCAGGTCGCCGAGGACCTCGAGGCGGCGGCGCAGCGGCTCGTCGGGCTGGTCACCGAGATCGAGCCCCGGGCCTGGGACCGCCGGGGGACCCGGTCGAACGGCTCGGCCTTCACGGTGACGACCCTGCTGCAGTACGGGCTCCACGACGTCGTCCACCACCTGTGGGACGTCACCGGCCAGCCGGACGGGGCGAGCTCGCTCGAGCTGGC contains these protein-coding regions:
- a CDS encoding acetyl/propionyl/methylcrotonyl-CoA carboxylase subunit alpha, encoding MPEASRPGRTSTGRISKVLVANRGEIAVRVIRAAADAGLGSVAVYADPDADGLFVTLADEAYALGGSTPAQTYLDVTKILDVAARSGADAVHPGYGFLAENADFAQAVLDAGLVWIGPPPAAITALGDKVQARHIAQKVGAPLVPGTADPVSDAAEVVAFATEFGLPVAIKAAFGGGGRGLKVARTLEEIPELYESAVREAVGAFGRGECFVERYLDRPRHVETQCLADSHGNVVVVSTRDCSLQRRHQKLVEEAPAPFLTADQLDKLYTSSKAILTEAGYVGAGTCEFLVGQDGTISFLEVNTRLQVEHPVSEEVTGLDLVREMFRIADGEELGYGDPVTRGHSIEFRINAEDAGRGFLPAPGTLTRWVPPLGPGVRVDEGYRAGMTVPGSFDSLVAKIIVTGVDREQALERSRRALRELVVEGMPTVVPFDRVVLDDPAFTAASGTFGVHTRWIETEFDNTIEPWSGAAADAPEEDARERVVVEVGGRRLEVVLPAGLGAGRATGSNGGSKARKPVRRTAAAAGAPSGDALTSPMQGTIVKVAVADGDHVEQGDLVVVLEAMKMEQPLTAHRSGTVKGLAAELGATVTSGLVLCEIVDA
- a CDS encoding haloacid dehalogenase type II, with the translated sequence MPVPRPRALVFDVMGTVVDDVGGVREATVAALARRGDDEQAAIRVAAATATHLTELMRRVSSGDRPWASHRDLRAEAVRAAVSEVGLAPLDGGLVAQLVDVVETFKPWPDSAAGLDRLRTHRLVVALSNADPDELAFLSLTGGLAWHLALSTRPSQAFKPDPRAYEVAIDTLDLRPGQVMMVAAHVWDLRGAARLGLQTCYVQRPDEGPPPEDEFDLVVSDLLELADALGAPAR
- a CDS encoding NAD(P)H-quinone dehydrogenase, which produces MDRVVIIGGGPGGYEAALVASQLGGAVTLVEDQGLGGSAVLTGTVPSKTLIATAEVMSEVRESAELGVRLHADGDGCAGTADPDRGVTVDLAAVNARVLDLATKQSADITERLLGEHVTLVDGRARLDGPEHVVATRADGTEEVLDADIVLVATGSRPRELDTARLDGERILSWRHLYALTELPERLIVVGSGVTGAEFASAYDALGCEVVLVSSRDRVLPGEDADAAQVLEDVFARRGLTVMSRSRAASVLRDGDGVVVTLTDGRKVTGSHCLLAVGSIPNTEDLGLETTRVETDRYGSIVVDRVSRTKARGIYAAGDCTGVLPLASVAAMQGRIAMYHALGDAVAPLDLLTVSSNVFTSPEIATVGVSQQQVDDGLVPVREVVLRLRGNPRAKMQGNRDGFVKVFCRSVTGIVIGGVVVAPRASELIYPIALAISQRLTVDQLSASFTVYPSLSGSIAEAARRLHGTRSIT
- a CDS encoding gamma-glutamylcyclotransferase family protein, which gives rise to MLYAAYGSNLDPAQMSGRCPHSPLRWTGWIPGWRLTFGGDGFDGALPTLVEAHEAEHVFVAVYDVTSADESTLDQWESADASGLYKKVRVRVETLDGIKTAWVYVLDDFEGGMPSARTLGILADAAQSAGAPEDYLTELRGRPCRSGW
- a CDS encoding Sir2 family NAD-dependent protein deacetylase; this translates as MTVADVVDGDAVTGAGIEAVADLLAGRTWTVLSGAGASTDSGIPDYRGPTSVRATPMLYAEFVRSVDNQRRYWARSYQGWSRMGHAEPNEGHHLLAALEPHGQMGVVTQNVDGLHQRAGSSPVIPLHGSIADVVCLGCGRVTGRRELQDRLAVLNPDVGTPRVLEHAELRPDGDAVVDEWGDFVLADCRACGGVLKPDVVFFGETVPRDRVDQAYALVDAADVLVVLGSSLTVMSGFRFVRHNARAGRDVVIVNRGVTRGDDLATLKLEAGVTETLAGLRDLLSA
- a CDS encoding SDR family NAD(P)-dependent oxidoreductase, yielding MNTWTRTPQEPVGSGFGAKSTAAEVVEGVDLTGRLAVVTGGYSGIGLETTRALVSAGADVLVPARRPEAAAEALAGLERTSVGTLDLGDLGSVQAFADGVLAQGRAIDLMIDNAGIMATPETRVGPGWEAQLATNHLGHFALVNRLWPLIAAGAGRVVSVSSAGHRRSPIRWDDPMFTRGDYDKWEAYGQAKTANVLFAVRLDELAAESGVQAFALHPGGILTPLQRHLSREEQQGLGWIDSNGHPLVDFKSTEQGAATTVWAATSPRLDGLGGVYLEDVEVARVSTDDQPGVRPYAIDPEQAAWLWDLSVELAGVNAF
- a CDS encoding DinB family protein, yielding MAAEDLAGEIVPDDKDWTWVLERRCDACGFEAAGVAREELAERYFVAAEEWVQILRVSPAVESRPAPTTWSPLEYGAHVRDVLRLTLERVELMLTADDPVFANWDQDQTAQTDRYTDQDPEQVAEDLEAAAQRLVGLVTEIEPRAWDRRGTRSNGSAFTVTTLLQYGLHDVVHHLWDVTGQPDGASSLELA